The following proteins are co-located in the Pseudomonas antarctica genome:
- a CDS encoding methyl-accepting chemotaxis protein: MAKMQDKLRDTLQRIAGSATQLASAAEELNAVTDESARGLTQQNNEIEQAATAVNEMTSAVEEVARNAVSTSEASRNATTSAGDGRDLVQETVSAIERMSGDVQATATLIGDLANESRDIGKVLDVIRGLADQTNLLALNAAIEAARAGEAGRGFAVVADEVRALAHRTQQSTSEIERMIGSIQAGTEHAVNSMRNSTERAESTLNIAKGAGMSLDTINTAIVEINERNLVIASAAEEQAQVAREVDRNLVNIRDLSVQSATGASQTSAASSELSRLAVDLNGMVGRFRL, encoded by the coding sequence ATGGCCAAGATGCAAGACAAGCTGCGCGACACCCTGCAACGCATCGCCGGTTCCGCCACCCAGCTTGCGTCGGCAGCGGAAGAGCTGAACGCCGTCACCGACGAAAGTGCGCGCGGCCTGACCCAGCAAAACAATGAAATCGAACAGGCCGCCACCGCCGTCAACGAGATGACCAGCGCCGTCGAAGAAGTCGCACGCAATGCGGTGAGCACTTCCGAAGCGTCGCGCAATGCGACCACTTCTGCCGGTGATGGCCGTGATCTGGTGCAGGAAACTGTCAGCGCCATCGAGCGCATGAGCGGCGACGTGCAAGCCACGGCCACCTTGATTGGCGACCTGGCCAATGAATCGCGGGATATCGGCAAGGTGCTGGACGTGATTCGCGGCCTGGCTGACCAAACCAACCTGCTGGCGCTGAACGCTGCGATTGAAGCCGCGCGTGCCGGTGAAGCCGGCCGTGGGTTTGCCGTGGTGGCGGATGAGGTGCGGGCCTTGGCCCATCGCACCCAGCAGTCCACCAGCGAGATCGAGCGGATGATCGGCAGCATTCAAGCCGGCACCGAGCATGCGGTGAATTCGATGCGCAACAGCACCGAGCGCGCGGAATCGACGTTGAATATCGCCAAAGGCGCCGGGATGTCGCTGGACACCATCAACACCGCGATCGTAGAGATCAACGAGCGCAACCTGGTCATCGCCAGCGCGGCGGAAGAGCAGGCACAGGTAGCGCGGGAAGTGGACCGTAATCTGGTGAATATCCGCGATCTGTCGGTGCAGTCAGCGACCGGCGCCAGCCAGACGAGTGCGGCGAGCAGTGAGCTGTCGCGTTTGGCGGTGGATTTGAATGGGATGGTGGGACGCTTCAGGCTGTAA
- a CDS encoding cell division protein ZapA: protein MNEGIKVVSILGEDYSIKAPDGGDQTLMHAVTMLKASLATTKKKYPTLIGDKLLVLAALNLCAEQIEMKKHHQQELDRYQEQVSATVDVISKAIGTP from the coding sequence ATGAATGAAGGGATAAAGGTCGTTTCGATTCTCGGAGAGGATTACTCGATCAAGGCGCCGGACGGGGGAGATCAAACCCTGATGCACGCCGTGACCATGCTCAAGGCGTCCCTGGCCACCACCAAGAAAAAGTACCCGACCCTGATCGGTGACAAATTATTGGTACTGGCCGCACTGAACCTGTGCGCCGAGCAGATCGAAATGAAAAAGCACCACCAGCAGGAACTCGACCGTTACCAAGAGCAAGTCAGCGCCACGGTCGATGTGATTTCCAAGGCGATCGGAACGCCTTAG
- a CDS encoding acyl-CoA dehydrogenase: MSETLLSSRNLAFELYEVLDAEGLTQRERFAEHNRETFDAAISTARSIAEKFFAPHNRKNDENEPRYEDGKAILIPEVKPAVDAFLEAGFLNAARSFEAGGMQLPTLLSQACFAHFQSANAASTSYPFLTMGAANLIESFGTEEQKQRFLQPMIDGRFFGTMALTEPHAGSSLSDIRTRAEPAADGSYRLKGNKIFISGGDHPLSENIVHMVLAKLPDAPAGVKGISLFIVPKFLVNDDGSLGARNDVLLAGLFHKMGWRGTTSTALNFGDNGNCVGYLVGKPHQGLSCMFQMMNEARIGVGMGAVMLGYAGYLYSLEYARERPQGRLPDSKDPSTAPVSIIQHADIKRMLLTQKAYVEGAFDLGLYAARLFDDTTTLTTDAERKHAHELLDLLTPIVKSWPSEFCLKANELAIQILGGHGYTREYPVEQYYRDNRLNPIHEGTHGIQSLDLLGRKLAQNGGAGLKQLIRLIAETAARAQEHSSLTALREPLEHLVARLQSVTIGLLTDLAQGKVNSSLANSALYLKVFGHTVIGWRWLEQAIRAEEGLVKGNAADVAFYKGKLQAARYFLTWEVPSCHHELAILEARDDTCLGMQDEWF, from the coding sequence ATGTCCGAGACGCTGCTCAGTTCCCGCAATCTGGCTTTCGAGCTGTACGAAGTCCTCGATGCCGAGGGCCTGACTCAGCGCGAGCGGTTTGCCGAACACAACCGTGAAACCTTTGATGCCGCCATCAGCACCGCGCGCAGCATTGCCGAGAAGTTTTTCGCGCCGCACAACCGCAAGAACGACGAAAACGAGCCGCGTTATGAAGACGGCAAGGCGATCCTGATCCCGGAAGTGAAACCCGCCGTGGACGCGTTCCTCGAAGCTGGTTTTCTGAACGCCGCCCGCAGTTTTGAAGCCGGTGGCATGCAACTGCCGACGTTGCTGTCCCAGGCCTGTTTCGCGCACTTCCAGTCTGCCAACGCCGCCTCCACGTCCTACCCGTTCCTGACCATGGGCGCCGCCAACCTGATCGAAAGCTTCGGCACCGAGGAGCAGAAACAGCGCTTCCTGCAACCGATGATCGACGGCCGTTTCTTCGGCACCATGGCCCTCACCGAGCCGCATGCCGGCTCGTCGCTGTCGGATATTCGTACACGCGCCGAGCCCGCTGCTGACGGCAGTTATCGGCTAAAGGGCAATAAAATTTTTATCTCCGGCGGCGATCACCCGCTGTCGGAAAATATCGTGCACATGGTGCTGGCCAAGTTGCCGGATGCACCGGCCGGGGTGAAGGGCATTTCGCTGTTTATCGTGCCCAAATTCCTGGTCAACGACGATGGCAGTCTGGGCGCACGCAACGACGTGCTGCTGGCCGGGCTGTTCCACAAGATGGGCTGGCGCGGTACAACGTCCACGGCACTGAACTTCGGCGATAACGGCAACTGTGTCGGCTATCTGGTGGGCAAACCGCATCAGGGCCTGAGCTGTATGTTCCAAATGATGAACGAGGCGCGCATCGGCGTAGGCATGGGCGCGGTGATGCTGGGTTACGCCGGCTACCTCTACTCGCTGGAGTACGCTCGCGAACGTCCGCAAGGGCGCCTGCCCGACAGCAAAGACCCGAGCACCGCGCCGGTCTCGATCATTCAGCACGCTGATATCAAGCGCATGCTGCTGACCCAGAAAGCCTATGTGGAAGGTGCCTTCGACCTCGGCCTGTATGCAGCGCGGCTGTTCGACGACACCACCACGCTGACCACCGATGCCGAGCGCAAGCACGCCCACGAATTGCTCGATTTGCTCACGCCTATCGTCAAGTCCTGGCCGTCGGAGTTCTGCCTCAAGGCCAATGAACTGGCGATCCAGATTCTCGGCGGCCATGGCTACACCCGCGAATACCCGGTGGAGCAATACTACCGCGACAACCGCCTGAACCCGATCCATGAAGGTACCCACGGCATTCAGTCGCTGGATTTGCTTGGGCGTAAACTCGCGCAAAACGGCGGTGCGGGGTTGAAACAACTGATCCGCCTGATCGCCGAAACCGCCGCGCGCGCTCAGGAACACTCATCACTGACGGCATTGCGAGAACCCCTGGAACACCTGGTGGCACGCCTGCAAAGCGTGACGATTGGCCTGCTGACCGATCTGGCCCAAGGCAAGGTCAACAGCAGCCTGGCGAATTCGGCGTTGTACTTGAAGGTATTCGGGCACACGGTGATTGGCTGGCGCTGGCTGGAGCAGGCGATTCGCGCCGAGGAAGGGTTGGTCAAGGGCAATGCGGCCGATGTCGCCTTTTATAAAGGCAAGCTCCAGGCCGCTCGGTACTTCCTGACCTGGGAAGTGCCGAGCTGCCATCATGAACTGGCGATTCTGGAGGCACGCGATGACACGTGCCTGGGGATGCAGGATGAGTGGTTCTAA
- the putA gene encoding trifunctional transcriptional regulator/proline dehydrogenase/L-glutamate gamma-semialdehyde dehydrogenase produces MATTTLGVKLDDPTRERLKAAATSIDRTPHWLIKQAIFNYLEKLEGGATLTELNGLGSKDAEDAGEVQPDHAHQCFLEFAESILPQSVLRASITAAYRRPEPEVVPMLIEQARLPQAMAEATNKLAASIAEKLRNQKSAGGRAGIVQGLLQEFSLSSQEGVALMCLAEALLRIPDKGTRDALIRDKISTGNWQPHLGNSPSLFVNAATWGLLLTGKLVATHNEAGLTSSLSRIIGKSGEPMIRKGVDMAMRLMGEQFVTGETIAEALANASKFEAKGFRYSYDMLGEAALTEHDAQKYLASYEQAIHSIGKASHGRGIYEGPGISIKLSALHPRYSRAQYERVMDELYPRLLSLTLLAKQYDIGLNIDAEEADRLELSLDLLERLCFEPQLTGWNGIGFVIQAYQKRCPYVIDYVIDLARRSRHRLMIRLVKGAYWDSEIKRAQVEGLEGYPVYTRKVYTDVSYIACARKLLSVPEVIYPQFATHNAHTLSAIYHIAGQNYYPGQYEFQCLHGMGEPLYEQVVGKVSDGKLNRPCRVYAPVGTHETLLAYLVRRLLENGANTSFVNRIADHTISIQELVADPVANIEQMATLEGGFGLPHPRIPLPRDLYGSDRANSAGIDLANEHRLASLSCALLATAHNDWKAEPMLGCASSNEAAAPVLNPSDLRDVVGHVQEATVEDVDNAIQCAINAGPIWQATPPAERAAILERAADLMEGEIQPLMGLLAREAGKTFANAIAEVREAVDFLRYYAVQARNDFTNDAHRPLGPVVCISPWNFPLAIFSGQVAAALAAGNPVLAKPAEQTPLVAAQAVRILLEAGIPEGVLQLLPGQGETVGARLVGDDRVKGVMFTGSTEVARLLQRSVAGRLDTQGRPIPLIAETGGQNAMIVDSSALTEQVVIDVVSSAFDSAGQRCSALRVLCLQEDSADRVIEMLKGAMAECRLGNPERLSVDIGPVIDAEAKAGIEKHIQAMRDKGRAVYQVAIADGEEIKRGTFVMPTLIELESFDELQREIFGPVLHVVRYKRKEIDQLIAQINASGYGLTLGVHTRIDETIAKVIDNVHAGNVYVNRNIVGAVVGVQPFGGEGLSGTGPKAGGPLYLYRLLSTRPTDAIEQSFVRGDKLAAPDVRLRDAMSQPLTALKTWADSNQFSDLSALCSQFAAQSQSGITRQLAGPTGERNSYAILPREHVLCLAEVEGDLLTQLAAVLAVGGSAVWPETDLTKALFPRLPREIQAKIKRVADWTKDEVVFDAVLHHGDSDQLRAVCQQVAQRGGAIVGVHGLSQGETTIGLERLVIERALSVNTAAAGGNASLMTIG; encoded by the coding sequence ATGGCAACGACCACCCTTGGGGTCAAACTCGACGACCCGACCCGCGAACGCCTGAAGGCGGCCGCGACCTCCATTGATCGCACGCCGCACTGGCTGATCAAGCAGGCAATTTTCAATTACCTGGAGAAACTTGAGGGTGGTGCAACCCTGACCGAGCTCAATGGTTTGGGCAGTAAGGACGCTGAAGACGCCGGCGAAGTCCAGCCCGACCACGCCCACCAGTGCTTCCTGGAGTTCGCCGAGAGCATCCTGCCGCAATCGGTACTACGCGCATCGATCACCGCCGCTTACCGCCGCCCTGAGCCGGAAGTGGTGCCGATGCTGATCGAGCAGGCACGCCTGCCGCAGGCAATGGCCGAAGCCACCAACAAGCTGGCCGCCTCGATTGCCGAAAAACTGCGCAACCAGAAGAGTGCCGGCGGCCGTGCCGGTATTGTTCAGGGCCTGTTGCAAGAATTTTCTCTGTCGTCCCAGGAAGGCGTGGCCCTGATGTGCCTGGCCGAAGCGCTGCTGCGTATCCCGGACAAAGGCACCCGCGATGCGCTGATCCGCGACAAGATCAGCACCGGCAACTGGCAGCCGCACCTGGGCAACAGCCCGTCGCTGTTCGTCAATGCCGCCACCTGGGGCCTGCTGCTGACCGGCAAACTGGTCGCCACCCACAACGAAGCGGGTTTGACCTCGTCCCTGAGCCGTATTATCGGCAAGAGCGGCGAGCCGATGATCCGCAAGGGCGTCGACATGGCCATGCGCCTGATGGGCGAGCAGTTCGTCACCGGCGAAACCATCGCCGAAGCCCTGGCCAATGCGAGCAAGTTCGAAGCCAAGGGTTTCCGCTATTCCTACGACATGCTTGGTGAAGCCGCGCTGACCGAACACGATGCCCAGAAGTACCTGGCCTCGTACGAGCAAGCCATTCATTCCATCGGCAAAGCCTCACACGGCCGTGGGATTTATGAAGGCCCGGGCATCTCCATCAAGCTCTCGGCACTGCACCCGCGTTACAGCCGTGCGCAGTACGAGCGCGTGATGGATGAGCTGTACCCGCGCCTGCTGTCACTGACCTTGCTGGCCAAGCAATATGACATCGGCCTGAACATCGACGCCGAAGAAGCCGACCGCCTTGAGCTGTCGCTGGACCTGCTGGAACGCCTGTGCTTCGAGCCGCAACTGACCGGCTGGAACGGCATCGGTTTCGTGATCCAGGCTTACCAGAAGCGTTGCCCGTATGTGATCGACTACGTCATCGACCTGGCGCGCCGCAGCCGCCATCGCCTGATGATCCGCCTGGTGAAAGGCGCGTACTGGGACAGCGAAATCAAGCGCGCCCAGGTTGAAGGCCTGGAAGGCTACCCGGTCTATACCCGCAAGGTGTACACCGACGTTTCCTACATCGCCTGTGCACGCAAACTGCTGTCGGTACCGGAAGTCATCTACCCGCAATTCGCTACGCACAACGCCCACACGCTGTCGGCCATCTACCATATCGCCGGTCAGAACTATTACCCCGGCCAGTACGAGTTCCAGTGCCTGCACGGCATGGGTGAACCGCTGTACGAGCAGGTTGTAGGCAAGGTTTCCGATGGCAAGCTGAACCGTCCGTGCCGCGTGTACGCACCGGTCGGCACCCACGAAACACTGCTGGCCTACCTGGTGCGGCGCCTGCTGGAAAACGGCGCCAACACCTCGTTCGTCAACCGGATTGCCGACCACACCATCTCGATTCAGGAGCTGGTGGCCGATCCAGTGGCCAACATCGAGCAAATGGCGACGCTGGAAGGCGGCTTCGGCCTGCCGCACCCGCGTATTCCATTGCCGCGCGACCTGTATGGCAGCGACCGCGCCAACTCGGCCGGTATCGACCTGGCCAACGAACACCGCTTGGCGTCGCTGTCTTGCGCCTTGCTGGCCACGGCCCACAACGACTGGAAGGCCGAGCCGATGCTCGGTTGCGCGTCCAGCAATGAAGCCGCCGCCCCTGTGCTGAACCCATCCGACTTGCGCGATGTGGTCGGCCATGTACAGGAAGCCACCGTCGAAGACGTCGACAACGCCATCCAGTGCGCCATCAACGCCGGTCCGATCTGGCAGGCCACCCCGCCCGCCGAACGCGCCGCGATCCTGGAGCGCGCCGCCGACTTGATGGAAGGCGAGATCCAGCCGCTGATGGGCCTGCTGGCTCGCGAAGCCGGTAAGACCTTTGCCAACGCCATTGCCGAAGTGCGTGAAGCCGTGGACTTCCTGCGCTACTACGCGGTGCAGGCCCGTAACGATTTCACCAACGACGCCCACCGCCCATTGGGCCCGGTGGTCTGCATCAGTCCGTGGAACTTCCCGCTGGCGATTTTCAGTGGCCAAGTCGCTGCAGCACTGGCGGCCGGTAACCCGGTATTGGCCAAGCCTGCCGAGCAAACACCACTGGTGGCCGCCCAGGCCGTGCGTATTTTGCTCGAAGCCGGCATTCCGGAAGGCGTGCTGCAACTGCTGCCGGGCCAGGGCGAAACCGTCGGCGCGCGCCTGGTGGGTGATGATCGCGTCAAAGGCGTGATGTTCACCGGCTCCACCGAAGTGGCGCGCCTGCTGCAACGCAGCGTCGCCGGTCGCCTGGATACCCAGGGCCGTCCGATTCCGCTGATCGCCGAAACCGGTGGCCAGAACGCGATGATCGTCGACTCTTCGGCACTGACCGAACAAGTGGTGATCGACGTCGTGTCCTCGGCCTTCGACAGCGCCGGCCAGCGTTGCTCGGCCCTGCGTGTACTGTGCTTGCAGGAAGATTCGGCAGACCGTGTCATCGAAATGCTCAAGGGCGCCATGGCTGAATGCCGCCTGGGCAACCCGGAGCGCCTGTCGGTGGATATCGGCCCGGTGATCGACGCCGAAGCCAAGGCCGGCATCGAGAAACACATCCAGGCCATGCGCGACAAAGGCCGCGCGGTTTACCAAGTGGCAATTGCCGACGGCGAAGAGATCAAGCGTGGCACTTTCGTGATGCCGACCCTGATCGAGCTGGAAAGCTTCGACGAACTGCAAAGGGAGATCTTCGGCCCGGTGCTGCACGTGGTGCGCTACAAGCGCAAAGAGATCGACCAGCTCATCGCGCAGATCAACGCGTCCGGCTACGGCCTGACCCTGGGCGTGCACACTCGCATCGACGAGACCATCGCCAAGGTGATCGACAACGTGCATGCCGGTAACGTCTACGTGAACCGCAACATTGTCGGCGCCGTGGTCGGCGTGCAGCCATTCGGCGGCGAAGGCCTGTCGGGCACTGGCCCGAAAGCCGGTGGGCCGTTGTACCTGTACCGCCTGCTGTCGACACGTCCTACCGATGCGATCGAGCAATCCTTCGTGCGTGGCGACAAGCTGGCCGCACCGGACGTGCGTCTGCGCGATGCCATGAGCCAACCACTGACCGCCCTGAAAACCTGGGCCGACAGCAACCAGTTCAGCGACCTGAGCGCCCTGTGCAGCCAGTTCGCCGCGCAATCGCAAAGCGGTATCACCCGCCAACTGGCCGGCCCGACCGGCGAGCGCAACAGCTACGCCATCCTGCCCCGCGAGCACGTGTTGTGCCTGGCGGAAGTGGAAGGTGACCTGCTGACGCAACTGGCGGCGGTATTGGCCGTCGGCGGTTCGGCGGTATGGCCGGAAACCGACCTGACCAAGGCCTTGTTCCCACGCCTGCCAAGGGAGATTCAGGCGAAGATCAAGCGCGTTGCTGATTGGACCAAGGACGAGGTGGTGTTCGATGCCGTCTTGCACCACGGTGATTCCGACCAACTGCGCGCTGTTTGCCAGCAAGTGGCCCAGCGTGGCGGGGCGATTGTCGGGGTGCATGGTTTGTCGCAGGGTGAAACCACGATAGGCCTTGAACGCCTGGTGATCGAGCGCGCGTTGAGCGTTAACACCGCTGCAGCGGGTGGTAACGCCAGCCTGATGACCATCGGCTAA
- the putP gene encoding sodium/proline symporter PutP, translating into MSVSNPTLITFVIYIAAMVLIGFMAYRSTNNLSDYILGGRSLGSVVTALSAGASDMSGWLLMGLPGAIYMSGLSESWIAIGLIVGAYLNWLFVAGRLRVQTEHNGDALTLPDYFSSRFEDKSGLLRIISAVVILVFFTIYCASGIVAGARLFESTFGMSYETALWAGAAATIAYTFVGGFLAVSWTDTVQATLMIFALILTPIIVLLATGGIDTTFLAIEAKNPDNFNMLKNTSFIGIISLMGWGLGYFGQPHILARFMAADSVKSIAKARRISMTWMILCLGGTVAVGFFGIAYFSAHPEVAGPVNENHERVFIELAKLLFNPWIAGVLLSAILAAVMSTLSCQLLVCSSALTEDFYKTFLRKNASQVELVWVGRAMVLLVALIAIVMAANPDNRVLGLVSYAWAGFGAAFGPVVLISVMWKGMTRNGALAGILVGAITVIVWKHFNLLGLYEIIPGFIFASLAIYVVSKLGAPTAGMVERFDAAEKDYNLNK; encoded by the coding sequence ATGAGCGTTAGTAATCCTACCCTGATCACGTTCGTGATCTACATCGCAGCAATGGTGCTGATCGGCTTCATGGCCTATCGCTCCACCAACAACCTTTCCGATTACATCCTCGGCGGTCGCAGCCTCGGTAGCGTGGTCACAGCCTTGTCGGCCGGTGCTTCCGATATGAGCGGCTGGTTGTTGATGGGCCTGCCGGGCGCGATCTACATGTCCGGCCTGTCGGAAAGCTGGATCGCCATCGGCCTGATCGTTGGTGCCTACCTGAACTGGTTGTTCGTGGCCGGCCGCCTGCGAGTGCAGACCGAGCACAACGGTGACGCCCTGACGCTGCCGGATTACTTCTCCAGCCGCTTCGAAGACAAAAGCGGCCTGCTGCGGATCATCTCTGCGGTGGTGATTCTGGTGTTCTTCACCATTTATTGTGCCTCCGGCATCGTGGCCGGTGCCCGCTTGTTTGAAAGCACGTTCGGCATGTCCTACGAGACGGCGCTGTGGGCCGGTGCTGCGGCGACGATTGCCTACACCTTCGTGGGTGGTTTCCTTGCCGTCAGCTGGACCGATACCGTCCAAGCCACGCTGATGATCTTCGCCCTGATCCTGACGCCGATCATCGTGCTGCTGGCTACCGGCGGCATCGACACCACGTTCCTGGCGATCGAAGCCAAGAACCCGGACAACTTCAACATGCTGAAAAACACCTCGTTCATCGGCATCATCTCGCTGATGGGCTGGGGCTTGGGTTACTTCGGCCAGCCGCACATCCTCGCGCGCTTCATGGCGGCGGATTCGGTGAAGTCGATTGCCAAGGCGCGTCGTATTTCCATGACCTGGATGATCCTGTGCCTGGGCGGCACCGTGGCGGTGGGCTTCTTCGGCATCGCTTACTTCTCGGCGCACCCGGAAGTGGCGGGGCCGGTCAACGAGAACCACGAACGTGTGTTCATTGAACTGGCCAAGCTGCTGTTCAACCCGTGGATCGCTGGCGTGCTGTTGTCGGCCATTCTGGCGGCCGTCATGAGCACCCTGAGCTGCCAGTTGCTGGTGTGCTCCAGCGCCTTGACCGAAGACTTCTACAAAACCTTCCTGCGCAAAAACGCTTCCCAGGTTGAACTGGTGTGGGTCGGCCGTGCCATGGTGCTGTTGGTTGCCCTGATTGCTATCGTTATGGCCGCCAACCCGGACAACCGCGTGTTGGGTCTGGTGAGCTACGCCTGGGCCGGTTTCGGCGCTGCGTTTGGTCCTGTGGTACTGATTTCAGTGATGTGGAAAGGCATGACCCGCAACGGCGCATTGGCGGGCATTCTGGTGGGCGCGATCACTGTGATCGTGTGGAAGCATTTCAACCTGCTGGGCCTGTACGAAATCATCCCGGGCTTTATCTTCGCCAGCTTGGCGATCTACGTCGTGAGCAAGCTGGGCGCACCGACTGCGGGTATGGTTGAGCGTTTTGATGCTGCGGAAAAAGACTACAACCTCAACAAGTAA